Proteins encoded together in one Amblyomma americanum isolate KBUSLIRL-KWMA chromosome 1, ASM5285725v1, whole genome shotgun sequence window:
- the LOC144113725 gene encoding uncharacterized protein LOC144113725 gives MVPTLRACNSAGVIVYCAVVGCTSRTQSKAQKLKTGQADCRFFKIPKIRLHECEKAKQLSYRRRREWLARINRSETDANPDKYKVCALHFVSGRPSKLFDDSSPDWTPSLHLGCALKKPDQSRYHRRKARSHRQFSSAGAVGGSARDEPATSEGASMCDEGTEPLVCSLADTACQTDLGAADIRGLEDQISGLRQQLQASEEASCSTSFIEEALHGCDERVAFYTGLPTFVMLHSLFKLVKDHISHSRKHSLTQLQEMVLF, from the exons ATGGTCCCAACAC TACGTGCGTGCAACAGTGCGGGCGTTATAGTGTACTGTGCTGTTGTGGGCTGCaccagcagaacccaaagcaaagcgcagaaactgaagacaggacaggccgactgccggttcttcaagattccaaaaatacgcctgcacgagtgcgagaaagcaaagcagctttcatatcgacgccgacgcgagtggctggcacgtattaacaggagtgagactgacgccaatccagacaagtataaagtctgtgcactccacttcgtttcag GTCGGCCGTCTAAACTTTTCGACGATTCCAGCCCCGACTGGACCCCATCGCTGCACCTGGGTTGTGCCTTAAAGAAACCAGATCAGTCGCGCTATCATCGTCGCAAAGCACGATCCCATCGCCAGTTCAGTTCTGCTG gtgCAGTTGGTGGATCTGCACGCGATGAGCCTGCAACAAGCGAAGGCGCGTCCATGTGCGACGAAGGAACTGAACCGCTGGTTTGCTCTCTAGCTG ATACAGCCTGCCAGACAGACTTGGGTGCTGCAGACATCAGGGGCCTGGAGGACCAAATTTCAGGCCTGAGACAACAACTTCAAGCATCTGAAGAGGCTTCATGttcaacaagttttattgaagagGCACTACATGGCTGTGACGAGAGAGTGGCATTTTACACTGGGCTACCAACATTTGTAATGCTTCATTCATTATTTAAGCTAGTGAAGGACCACATATCTCATTCAAGAAAACATTCCCTGACACAGCTTCAGGAAATGGTACTTTTTTAA